The genomic window TACCGGGAGGCGGCTCCGAGGCGATGCTCAAGGGGGCACCGCTCGCTTTCCTCGTCGGGGAATCGCTGGTCTCCCAGTGGACGATCACCACGACGCCGGACATCAAGCGGGTGGAAGATCTCAAAGGGAAAACCATAGGGCTCGAGAGGCCGGGCCAGGCGGCTTACACCGAGGCTGTCGTCGTGCTCGGCAAATTCTTCAAGATGGAGCCCGGCAAGGACTATAAGGTCATCACCTTCAATGCCGAGACCGACCGGGTGGCCGCGCTGATCAACAAATCGATTCAAGGCGCGATACTATCTTTTCCCCACGCCGCCAGGGCGGAAAAAGAGGGAATGAAGATTCTCGTCAAGACGGGAGACTACATCCCGAGGCTGGGAGGCACTTTTATCGCGCACAAGGACTTCGTCAAGGAGAAGCGCGACGTGGCCAAGAGGTTTATACGCGGGATGGTGAAGGCAAACGATTATGTGAAGACCAACAAGAAGGGAACGCTGGAAATTATTCAGAAATATTTCGAGGTCAAAGACGCGGCGCTGGCCGAGGGAATCTATAATCAGGTGCAGAATGCCTTTGGACCGGAAATCCCGCACGATCTGCTCAAGGAGCTCTTCGAGTCGAGGACGACGCCCGAGCTTGGCTGGCCCGCCGGCAAGCCCTTGCCGGACATCGAACAGTTCGTGGAACGTGATCTACTGAATGAAGTTCTAAAGGAGATGGAAAAGCTCGGCCCGCCGGCCAAAACTCCGCCGGCGAAAGCCCCGGCTAAAAAGTCTTAGCCGGTGTCTTGCCAGGCCGGAGGGTAATCGATAAAAGGTAGTACCGTGAAGGCGATCACGCACAGAGACGAAATCCACCGGGACGCGCGCTACGATCCCCTGGCTTCCGCATTGCTCGACACGGAAGAGCTCCAGAGGCTCGGCCGAGTCTACCAGTTGGGTTACGCTCATCTCGTCTTCCGCGGCGGCACGCACACGCGCCTCAGCCATGCGTTGGGCGCGGCCCACGTCGCCGGGCAAATCGTCGGACAATTGCGCCGGAACTATTACGAGGCGGACGAATTGCCCGTGGGCGCCGTCGCCGTCAAGGATTTTCTTCCGGGTCTCGAGGACAAACCGCTCGATCTCAGATGGGATGCGCTCGAACACCTCGTCCGCTGGGCGGCGCTCCTCTACGGCGTCGGCCACATTCCCGCGGGCGATACCCTCGAGGACACGGTCGAGGGGATTTACCGCAAGCGCGGCGATCTCGCTTCTCCTCGCGTCGCTTACCTGTGGCACGAAACCGCGCCCGGCCGCGACTCGGAAATCCGGGCGGTTTTTCGCCGCGCCGATCTCTTGCCGCCTTCCTTTCCGGCTCTGGGAATCACCGGGGAGGCCGCTTGGAAAACGGTCTTGTTGATCTGTCTCTACAAAGAAAGCGAGGCAGGAGAGAAGAGCTTCGAAGAGATGTTGGCGGAAGAAAAAAGAGATGCCGAGCCGTTTGTGAGGGTCGTGAGACAGGCTTTGTCGGACACTCAGCGGCGGGTCTTTTTCCCGTATATGGCCGATATCGTGGGCAACGCCATCTGCGCGGACCTTTTGGATAATGTCCAGCGCGATTCGGCCAACGTCGGTCTCG from Candidatus Binatia bacterium includes these protein-coding regions:
- a CDS encoding ABC transporter substrate-binding protein, yielding MATMRKSVMTFASLIVLVLGVQISTAKAQMPKVKVGRTIGGSGFHIPSYIAVDKGLLKAEGLDAEFIAAQAGVLVRAAIAKEIEFVPIPGGGSEAMLKGAPLAFLVGESLVSQWTITTTPDIKRVEDLKGKTIGLERPGQAAYTEAVVVLGKFFKMEPGKDYKVITFNAETDRVAALINKSIQGAILSFPHAARAEKEGMKILVKTGDYIPRLGGTFIAHKDFVKEKRDVAKRFIRGMVKANDYVKTNKKGTLEIIQKYFEVKDAALAEGIYNQVQNAFGPEIPHDLLKELFESRTTPELGWPAGKPLPDIEQFVERDLLNEVLKEMEKLGPPAKTPPAKAPAKKS